The following are encoded in a window of Etheostoma cragini isolate CJK2018 chromosome 7, CSU_Ecrag_1.0, whole genome shotgun sequence genomic DNA:
- the wnt10b gene encoding protein Wnt-10b isoform X1, which yields MAIVMLGGCYSGTAICRKGQLLGDDSPGPCLPPSCHPHTHTHWLGVLCNDILSLKVAGDPVLTPNSVCLRLAGLSKRQMRMCVRSPDVTASALQGIQVAIHECQHQLRDQRWNCSSLEGLGKLPHQNTILNRGFRESALSLAFLAAGVAHSVASACSMGKLRGCGCEAKRRQDDDKIRLKLTQLQLQTLQKGGVGLSMTRSLPSELNGHHGDLPASLHSTHPSAPLKPLPDELSSMQETWEWGGCSHDVRFGDRFSRDWLDSRGSPRDIHARMRIHNNRVGRQIVTDNMKRKCKCHGTSGSCQFKTCWHVSPEFRVVGSLLKEKFLSAIFVNSQNKNNGVFNPRTGNSASGSTGGLNGGRRRTMSRELVYFEKSPDFCERDASIDSPGTQGRICNKTSYSTDSCGSLCCGRGHNILKQTRSERCNCRFHWCCYVLCEECRLTEWVNVCK from the exons ATGGCCATTGTGATGCTGGGTGGCTGTTACTCTGGAACTGCCATCTGCCGAAAAGGTCAGTTGCTAGGGGACGATTCTCCTGGACCGTGTCTGCCTCCCAGCTGCcatccacacacccacacgcactGGCTTGG gGTGCTGTGTAATGATATCCTCAGCCTGAAGGTGGCAGGAGATCCAGTGCTAACACCTAACTCAGTGTGCCTGAGGTTGGCAGGCCTCAGTAAACGTCAGATGCGGATGTGTGTGCGGAGCCCCGATGTGACAGCCTCTGCTCTTCAGGGCATCCAGGTGGCCATTCATGAATGCCAGCACCAGCTCCGGGACCAGCGCTGGAACTGCTCCTCACTGGAGGGCCTTGGCAAGCTTCCCCACCAAAACACCATCCTCAACAGGG GTTTTCGTGAGAGTGCCCTCTCTCTGGCCTTCTTGGCAGCGGGTGTGGCTCACTCTGTGGCCTCGGCCTGCAGCATGGGCAAGCTGCGGGGGTGTGGCTGCGAGGCCAAGCGTCGCCAGGACGATGACAAGATCCGGCTGAAACTcacacagctgcagctgcagaCCCTGCAGAAGGGTGGAGTAGGCCTCAGCATGACACGGTCATTACCCTCAGAGCTAAACGGTCACCATGGCGACCTGCCCGCTAGCCTGCACTCTACCCACCCCTCCGCCCCTCTCAAGCCTTTACCAGATGAGCTTAGCTCCATGCAAGAGACATGGgagtgggggggctgcagtCATGACGTCCGTTTTGGGGACCGTTTTTCCAGGGACTGGCTGGACTCCCGAGGGTCTCCAAGAGACATCCACGCTCGCATGAGGATACACAACAACCGGGTGGGACGACAG ATAGTGACTGACAACATGAAGAGGAAGTGCAAATGTCATGGCACATCAGGCAGTTGTCAGTTTAAGACCTGCTGGCATGTGTCTCCAGAGTTCCGGGTTGTGGGTTCTCTACTCAAGGAAAAGTTCCTGTCAGCCATCTTTGTCAACTCTCAGAACAAGAACAATGGGGTTTTCAACCCTCGAACAGGAAACAGCGCCAGCGGGAGCACAGGGGGACTCAACGGAGGCCGCCGTCGAACCATGTCCAGAGAGCTGGTGTACTTTGAGAAGTCTCCTGATTTCTGTGAGCGTGATGCGTCCATAGACTCTCCGGGTACACAAGGACGCATCTGCAACAAAACCAGCTACAGCACAGACAGCTGCGGCTCGCTGTGCTGCGGCCGCGGACACAACATCCTGAAACAGACACGCAGCGAGCGCTGCAACTGCAGGTTCCACTGGTGTTGCTACGTGCTGTGCGAGGAGTGTCGTCTCACAGAGTGGGTCAATGTGTGCAAGTAG
- the wnt10b gene encoding protein Wnt-10b isoform X2, with translation MELSKKLRWDQFLILAAALMSPALTVLCNDILSLKVAGDPVLTPNSVCLRLAGLSKRQMRMCVRSPDVTASALQGIQVAIHECQHQLRDQRWNCSSLEGLGKLPHQNTILNRGFRESALSLAFLAAGVAHSVASACSMGKLRGCGCEAKRRQDDDKIRLKLTQLQLQTLQKGGVGLSMTRSLPSELNGHHGDLPASLHSTHPSAPLKPLPDELSSMQETWEWGGCSHDVRFGDRFSRDWLDSRGSPRDIHARMRIHNNRVGRQIVTDNMKRKCKCHGTSGSCQFKTCWHVSPEFRVVGSLLKEKFLSAIFVNSQNKNNGVFNPRTGNSASGSTGGLNGGRRRTMSRELVYFEKSPDFCERDASIDSPGTQGRICNKTSYSTDSCGSLCCGRGHNILKQTRSERCNCRFHWCCYVLCEECRLTEWVNVCK, from the exons ATGGAGCTATCAAAGAAACTCCGTTGGGACCAATTCCTGATTTTGGCAGCAGCTCTTATGTCACCTGCATTAAC gGTGCTGTGTAATGATATCCTCAGCCTGAAGGTGGCAGGAGATCCAGTGCTAACACCTAACTCAGTGTGCCTGAGGTTGGCAGGCCTCAGTAAACGTCAGATGCGGATGTGTGTGCGGAGCCCCGATGTGACAGCCTCTGCTCTTCAGGGCATCCAGGTGGCCATTCATGAATGCCAGCACCAGCTCCGGGACCAGCGCTGGAACTGCTCCTCACTGGAGGGCCTTGGCAAGCTTCCCCACCAAAACACCATCCTCAACAGGG GTTTTCGTGAGAGTGCCCTCTCTCTGGCCTTCTTGGCAGCGGGTGTGGCTCACTCTGTGGCCTCGGCCTGCAGCATGGGCAAGCTGCGGGGGTGTGGCTGCGAGGCCAAGCGTCGCCAGGACGATGACAAGATCCGGCTGAAACTcacacagctgcagctgcagaCCCTGCAGAAGGGTGGAGTAGGCCTCAGCATGACACGGTCATTACCCTCAGAGCTAAACGGTCACCATGGCGACCTGCCCGCTAGCCTGCACTCTACCCACCCCTCCGCCCCTCTCAAGCCTTTACCAGATGAGCTTAGCTCCATGCAAGAGACATGGgagtgggggggctgcagtCATGACGTCCGTTTTGGGGACCGTTTTTCCAGGGACTGGCTGGACTCCCGAGGGTCTCCAAGAGACATCCACGCTCGCATGAGGATACACAACAACCGGGTGGGACGACAG ATAGTGACTGACAACATGAAGAGGAAGTGCAAATGTCATGGCACATCAGGCAGTTGTCAGTTTAAGACCTGCTGGCATGTGTCTCCAGAGTTCCGGGTTGTGGGTTCTCTACTCAAGGAAAAGTTCCTGTCAGCCATCTTTGTCAACTCTCAGAACAAGAACAATGGGGTTTTCAACCCTCGAACAGGAAACAGCGCCAGCGGGAGCACAGGGGGACTCAACGGAGGCCGCCGTCGAACCATGTCCAGAGAGCTGGTGTACTTTGAGAAGTCTCCTGATTTCTGTGAGCGTGATGCGTCCATAGACTCTCCGGGTACACAAGGACGCATCTGCAACAAAACCAGCTACAGCACAGACAGCTGCGGCTCGCTGTGCTGCGGCCGCGGACACAACATCCTGAAACAGACACGCAGCGAGCGCTGCAACTGCAGGTTCCACTGGTGTTGCTACGTGCTGTGCGAGGAGTGTCGTCTCACAGAGTGGGTCAATGTGTGCAAGTAG
- the wnt1 gene encoding protein Wnt-1: protein MRSLALLLGVKAACMLLVSSLSGTGAVNNSGRWWGIVNVASSSNLLTNSKNVQLVLDPSLALLSRRQRRLIRQNPGILHAIAAGLHTAIKECKWQFRNRRWNCPTTHSPAVFGKIVNRGCRETAFVFALTSAGVTHAVARSCSEGAIESCTCDYRRRGPGGPDWHWGGCSDNVDFGRMFSREFVDSSEKGRDLRYLTNLHNNEAGRMIVSSEMRQECKCHGMSGSCTVRTCWMRLPSFRTVGDFLKDRFDGASRVVYANKGSNRASHRADPRHLEPENPGHKPPSAMDLVYFEKSPNFCSYNGKTGTLGTSGRTCNSSSPGLDGCELLCCGRGFKTWTESVTERCHCTFHWCCHVSCLNCTSTRTLHQCL, encoded by the exons ATGAGGAGTCTGGCGCTGCTGTTAGGGGTGAAAGCCGCCTGCATGTTGCTGGTGTCTTCGCTCTCAGGCACAGGGGCCGTCAACAACAGCGGCCGGTGGTG GGGAATTGTCAACGTGGCCTCCTCATCCAACCTCCTCACCAATTCCAAAAATGTGCAGTTGGTCCTGGACCCAAGCCTGGCCCTACTGAGTCGTCGCCAGCGCCGGCTGATTCGGCAGAATCCTGGCATCTTGCACGCCATTGCCGCTGGGCTGCACACTGCCATAAAGGAGTGCAAGTGGCAGTTCCGCAACCGCCGCTGGAACTGCCCGACCACCCACAGCCCGGCAGTTTTTGGGAAAATTGTCAATCGTG GTTGCCGAGAGACAGCGTTTGTATTTGCCCTTACCAGCGCAGGGGTGACCCACGCTGTGGCTCGCTCCTGTTCAGAAGGGGCCATTGAGTCGTGCACATGCGATTACCGCCGCAGAGGTCCTGGAGGGCCAGACTGGCACTGGGGCGGCTGCAGTGACAATGTAGACTTTGGCCGGATGTTCAGCCGTGAGTTTGTGGACTCCAGCGAGAAGGGCAGAGATCTGCGCTACCTCACCAACCTACACAACAATGAGGCTGGCAGAATG ATTGTGTCATCAGAGATGCGTCAAGAGTGTAAGTGCCATGGCATGTCGGGCTCCTGCACCGTGCGCACCTGTTGGATGCGCCTGCCCAGCTTCCGCACAGTGGGAGACTTCCTTAAGGACCGTTTTGATGGTGCGTCCAGAGTTGTTTATGCCAACAAGGGAAGCAACCGTGCCTCTCACAGAGCAGACCCCCGACATCTGGAGCCTGAAAACCCGGGTCACAAACCACCATCTGCCATGGACCTGGTCTATTTTGAGAAATCACCAAACTTCTGCTCTTACAATGGCAAAACAGGCACTTTGGGAACTTCTGGCAGAACATGCAACAGCTCCTCCCCAGGCCTGGACGGATGTGAGCTGCTCTGCTGTGGACGTGGGTTTAAGACCTGGACTGAGAGTGTGACTGAACGTTGCCACTGCACCTTCCACTGGTGCTGTCATGTCAGCTGCTTGAACTGCACCAGTACACGAACGTTACACCAGTGTCTATGA